The nucleotide window acctcccccccccctataaGGTCAAGTGCCATTCGATTGCCTTTGGTTTTACACGCCGCCAATGgaaccctaaccctaacccgtGTACCCTGGCCCTGGCCCTCGCGAGGATTTCCCCGGTAcagtgggagagggtgtcGCAAGGATAGGAAGGAGTGTTAGAAAATGCCTGCACTACTGTTCATGCACGTAGCCAGTGACGGTTAAAAGGCGGCGGGTCGTGGTGGAATAAAAAAAGGCAAACTTAACCCCCCCCTCCGTTTAGCGGAGCGTATATTTATGAGTGGGAAGAAATGAACCTTGCGAAAATGGGAAGTGTGTTAACCGATATGATTATGCAGATGGAGGCGACCTAAGGGAGAGGATGAAACGATATGAAAGGTTCTTCCTTTGAGAATCGTGGAGACTTGTTAATGGGGTTGCATGTCCTTGATTTTTTGCGAGATAACCTGGATGGACCCAGCGGATGCTTTTGCGCAGGTTGGGGAATTTTTGGAAGGGTGCTAGAGCCGATGTGGGGctcctttgtttttcctttatTTGATGTGAAAGGTGGATTTTAGACTGATCCTGAGGGTCGCCTGTTGGAATTTTTGGTGTTCGGGGGCTTTCCTTAATGGAATCCATCGCTTGTCTGTATCTTCGTTTTGGAAACGCAGTCTTTATTGACATTAGCGCGTTGGTAGCCGTTTTCCTTTGCCTGGAAGCGGGGGAGTACTTTGGCGGGTGACATGGCGCACTGCTCTGCAGGCATCGCGAATGCGCAGGCTGACCCATGCGCAGCAAGATGTGCAATGCAGCGTGTTAGCTGGAGAAACTTGGAAACGGGACACCTGTAAAGTTTTCTGTGGTGTCAAGTGTTTTGGTTTCAGGCTCTTGTCGCAAAACTCAATTTTTTGGCAGGAaagcatacacacacggagAATCCGACGACCGGGCCTTGGCGAGATGTTTTTCGCGGAACAAGTGCCGACACCGCTGAGGTGTATCTTCTGGTGACCAAATATCGTcgacaccccctccccccggcaTTGCCACTGTGAGAGAAATCCAAGATTTGTTCGGGAAGGACACCGATGCAATTGATGCGCTTGCGGGGACACATGGTTGAAGTGCATCATTTAAGTGGAGAAGTCccacttttcttttttttttaagcTTCCGTTGTTGCAGGGGGAGGACAACACTCTGCTGGTATCCTCGTCACCGTAGCGTGTTTCACTTTAACTCCTTCGACACGGTGTTCATTGGCAGGAGAAGCTGATGAGACACCCGGGTGCTGTGCGGGTGACGTGGCGACATGTTTTTTAGGAGGTGTTTGTAGGCAACTTCCGGGATGTAGTGATCGGAGGTGCCCTTAACGGAGCTGTGCCTTGCAAAGAGAGCCATGCTCTAAATAGTGGCTGCAGTTGTGCCGCCCTGGTACATCTGATAAAGATTATCGGAGTATGAGGTTAGTGCGCTATTGATGGCAGCATCTGTGAGGTGTTCGTGTGTGGGTTTACTGCCTTCGCTTGTTTCTGCACCGTGTTGATACTGGAGGTATCACGCATGGTTTGCTGGCGCACAACAGCTACCGTGCCGGTCATGTGCAGCTCATTGccatgttttttttttttttgcaacGGGGCTGTGGACTTTGCAGCTCTCGATCATTTTGTAAACAGGGAGTGGCAGAACTGGTGTGAGGGAATAGTCGTGAacctatttttttttcttttcgtcaTTTATTTTTGTTTGTATTGTTGTTATCTGAGTTATTTGTTTTGTGCGAAAAGCAGAACTCTTCCTGCTAGTGAAGCGAGTGAAACAGGTGACGACTTCTTAACTGGGTAGAGCTCTTTTTAGAGCCAGTGTATAGGCAAGGTGTCACTGATGTTTGGATGTGGATGTTCACATCCTTGAACGTGTGACTGGTGTCCTATTGTTGCTCTTGGTCTGAGGGAGGCAGGGCTGCAACTTGTAGGGGTTGTTCTTTATGTCAACTGGGATTTTCCTGTATCGTTGATCTTTTGTGGACAAAGGAGGCAGCACTCAAGGTAGATGCTTGAGCATGGCTGCTCGAGTTGCGATAGAGCTCTTAAAAGCAGCGGCCTGAGGTCGTCTACGAGAAACGGCGTCGCGGTTTCTTCTCTGAGCAGATTCATCTAGAGTTGCCGAACGAACAGAGATCTGCTGCTTGATTGCGTCGTGTGTGGCAGAAGTAGAGGCTATTCTGTGCACAGTTATCAAACCGACggttgttttttctttttcggtCTCTAAAATCTATGGCCTTACGGTGCACGTGTTGGTAATGTGTAGTTGGTGCAAGAGGAGTGGTGGCGACATGCGTGTAGGCAATGGGCCGAGTTGTATTGCACCCCCAGATATTTTGGGTGATATGCGCATAGGCTGGAAACCAGTGTATTATCGTGTTATGTGTAAGGCAGCTTCTTAAGACTCTTTTGGAGTTTACTGCATAACGAGTGGTGtgttttttggggggtttCTCTGTGCAGAACAGCTTGACGACAGTTGTAACTGGGTGAAATGGGTGTGTTATTCTCTGCTTGTATTATTTTACTGAGTGTTGTTGGAAGGGGTTGGTAAAAAAATTTTTTGCAAGCTTTGTGCAGTGCTTATTGAGGTATGATGGCGATGTTAATGCTCAAAGACGAAACGGGCTTTCTGCGGAGGATCGCTGTGGTGTGGCCTTTAAGGAACTGAATGGTAGTCAATTATTGGGTTATTTCGTTCGAGTATAACCTTTGCAAACTGCGCACCAGTGATAGGTTTGTAGTTGTGCATCCGATGCGTATCGGAGATGATTTTGCATTTGTGAAGTTTTTTATACATTCTCAAGGAGGCACTGCTAATGCGGTTACTCGTTTCTcaccgcctctttctctatGTGTTGCGGGTTGCGCAAACTTGCAATCTGTAGGAGGCCATGACTCCTGTTCCTAACTTAGAGGGACACCTATCAAGACTGAAGTgacttttttctctgtgccAATGATCTTCTGTTTTCTACTTCTCTTAtatccttttttttttcgattTACTTCTCTCCGAGAGGCCTTCGGGAGTGCCTGGACACATATAGGTAAGACAGTTGAAAATCATAGAAAAATATAAAAAATctgcgaaaaaaaaaacaaaaactTCCACCAAAGGAAGACAGCacgccgaaaaaaaaaaatgttCATAAAGAATATCATCATCTCCGGCTTCCGCTCGTATCGTGAGCAATCTTTTCCCGATGGCCTTTCCTCAAAAGTAAACGTGCTTGTGGGTAAGAACGGCTCGGGTAAGTCGAATTTTTTTGCCGCTGTTCAATTCGTGCTGAACGAGAAATTCGCGAATTTGAGCGCTCTGGAAAGGAAGGAGTTATTTCACGTTGGCAGTGGGAAGCCGGCTCTCTCTATCTTTGTGGAGATTGTGTTTGACAACTCTGATGGGCGGCTTGTCATTCCGGGCCGTGCGGAGGAGCCGGAGGTGCGGATTCGTCGCACGGTGGGTCTCAAGCAGGATGAGTTTCGCGTGAATGATCGCAGGTTTTCTGCGGCGGACGTCCACCAGCTGTTGGAAAGTGCCGGCTTTTCGTCGAGTAACCCTTACTATGTGGTGGAGCAGGGGAAGATTGTGAGCTTGGTGAAcatgagcgaggaggaccgTTACCAGCTCATCAAGGATGTGGCGGGCACAAAGGTGTACGAGGCACGGCGGGCTGAGAGCGAGCAGATCCTTGCTGAAGCGAAGGGAAAGCAAGCACAGATAGCAGAATCCATCCGGGAACTGGAAAAGCGGCTAAAGGAACTGGAAGACGAGACCGTGGAGCTGAAGCAGTTTAACGTGGCAGATcgagagaagaagtgcaTCGAGTATTGCATTTTTAacgcggaggtggaggccgCCAACGAGGCTTTGCggaagctggaggaggaatGGAACAGACAATCGGTGATCTTCAATAAGTCGCACGACGTTGTGGAGTCCTCGGAGGAGAAGATCTCGCAATTCTCGCAGAAAATCGTGGAGATTTCTACTGACATTACGCGTCTTGAAATGGAGCGGACAGCTGTGTCGAAGGACATGGCTGCATTGATGAGTAAGCAGGCTGTTGTGGACCTGGACGCAAGCGAGGCAGCAGGGAAGTTTGCTCGCAACAACCGGGAGCTGGAAGCGCTCGTGAAGGAGGATCGAGAACTGGGCGGGACCCTCCAGAGAGTGGCGACCGACATTGGTAAGAAGCAGGCGCTCTTgcgggagagcgaggaggcggcgaacAAAAAGGCCGCGGAGGTCGAGACGCAGCGCAAGGTTCTGGAGCGGTTGCAAGAACGCCGAAACCGGACGAAACTCTTCAAGAACAAAGCGGATCGCGACAAGTGGCTGAAGGCCGAAATGCAGAAGAACGAATACTTGATCCAAAAATCGCAACAGGAGCTCGATTTGGTTCGTCGCGAAACAGAACGCTTGGACAAGGAGGCGAGCGCTTTAGGGGAGAAGATTTCAGCGCCGACTCTCTCCACTGCTGATGTGGACCAGAGTTTGCGAGACCATGAGCAGCGAAGGAAAGCCGCGCTGGGCAAGCGGGACGAGCTGAACCAGGAGCGACGACGGTTGTGGCAGACGGTGCACGAGCAGGAAAGCGTTGTGCAGCGGCTTGACGAAGCGTCGCGCAGTGCCAAGCACCAGTGGGAGCGGGCCGTTCGTCAAGATGTGCGACAGGGTCTGCTGTCGCTTTCTGAGGTTCTTCACGAGTTGAGAAATCCTGAGCTTTCTGCAGCCGTGCATGGACCTCTGATCGACCTTATCCAGGTAATGGAGGGGTACAAAACAGCGGTGGAGATTACGGCGGGAAACACCCTCTTCCATGTTGTCGTGGACTCGTTTGAGGTGGGTTCGACGCTGCTCGCTGAAATGAACAAACGGCGGAAACCTGGTcgtgtctctttttttccgttGGATACGTGCAATGGAAAGATCGCAGATATTGCGTCGACGCCAGAGTGCGCGCTACTGCTGTCCAAGGTGAAGTACGACACGCGCTTCAAGggcgtggtggcggaggtgtttGGCAGGACGGCTGTTGTTGCCTCGCTGGAAGCGGCGAGCGCGATGGTGCAAAAGCTGCAGTGTGATGTCATCACGGTGGATGGCGACCAGCTGGGACGCAGGGGTGGCATTACGGGTGGCTTCCTCGACAAGCGCAACATGAAGCTTCCTCTTCGGGAGCGCGAGAAGGAGCTGGCGGCGAACCTTTTTGCAGCACGCGCAAAGCTGGACGGCCTGTGCCAAGAcgtggcgacggtggagcAAAGCATCACGGAGGTGCTTAACGAACTTGAGATGCTTCGCAACCAGAACATGTCAACAGAGCTGGAAGCAGATGCACGGCTGCGTGAGTCACGACTGATAGAGGATCGCCGATCGCGCTTGGCCACTCTGAAGTCCAACTTAGCGGCGACCaagaaggcggtggagaGCTCCATCGCTGCGGGCATGGAGACAGTGCGGGAGCTGAAGAGGGAGCTCTCCGACGAGTTCAAGAGCGCATGGACGccagaagaggagaagaggctgGAGCAGCTCACAGAAGAAGTGGCTAGTGCTCGTGTGACGTCGTctgagctgcaggcgaatgcactgcagctggcAACCGAGGTTCAGCTTCTGGAGGACACCGCGCGGCACGTGGAGCGCCGTAAGGCGGTTGTGGCGGACCGCATCCGGGAGCTGGGGTGGTCGAAACAGGCCGGGAGTATTGCGGATGGAGAACAGGCAGCCGTAAAGGCCGAGTTCGAGCTGCTCTCGCAGCAGTTGCAGTGTATCGACCGTGACTTGGAGCAAGAAGGTCGCGAGCGCGAGAGGCTTCAGTCGCAGCTCGATGCGCTGACGTCGAAGCGGCTTGGCACAGTGAGGAGCTTGCAGGAGCGCAAGGACGTGGCGGACAGGACGGAAATGCAGCGGGGTTTGCTGGTGCAGCGACGCGATGAGGCACTGCAAAAGATCCGGCAGCTGGGAGTGCTGCCGCAAGGAGTTGCCAAGTTCGAGTCAGCCTCCCTAGGGAAGCTCATGTACCACTTGAAAGCAGTAAACGAGCAGCTGAAGGGCCTGTCGCACGTGAACCGCAAGGCGCTTGACCAGCACGCGGCCCTGCTGGAGACTATGAAAGAACTTACGTCGCAGAAGGAGACACTGACCAAGGAGCTGGACAGCATTCACGTGTTGATGGAGCACTTGGATTCgaagaaggaagaggcgatTGAGCGCACCTACAAGCAGGTTCAGTACCAATTCGAGGAGGTGTTCAAGCAACTCGTTGGCGTCGAGAGCTGCtctgcagagctgcagctggtggcGCCTGCCGTGTCGAACAAGAAGGAGGACCCGTACACTGGCGCACGTATCAAGGTGTCGTTTGGTCTCGGCAACCCTGTCAGCCACCTGGACCAACTCAGCGGCGGGCAGAAGTCTTTGGTCGCCTTGGCGCTCATCTTTGCTATCCAGCGCTGCGACCCTGCGCCGTTCTACCTCTTTGACGAGATTGACGCCGCTCTGGATGCGGAGTACCGCACTTCTGTTGCGAAGATGATGGCACGCCAGTCCGACGAGTGCCAGTTCATTGTGGCGACCTTCAAGACGGAGCTCCTGGACGTAGCAGACAAAGTGCTTGGCATTTTTTTTCACAACAAGATGAGCCGCATCCAGACCATCTCGAGTGAAGAGGGTGTGAGGCTGCTGAAGCAGGTAGCACTCGAGGACCGCAAGCGGACTCGCGAAGGCAACTAGCTGCTTCTTGCCGTGCTGAATAGTAGCGGCTCTGCGCAATACGAATACCACAAAAGCCCCCGATAAGGTCGAGTGCATCGACGACAGCAAGAATGGCGCTGTTTTTTGTACGGCATGTGTGCGTACATACGTGTGGTTTGGCCAGCTTTTCAGGAGCCACCTCTTTTTTGCGTGCTGTGGCGCTCGGCGTGCTTCCCTGGATGTTCTCACGCTTCACTGATTCTGGAGTGTGACTGTAGCATgcacagatacacacacgtacggGAGCCATTGACTCATAGAATAACAGAAAcgatcttttttttttaccagcacgtctctctgtgtacgtgCAGTGGTGTGCATTCATAGAAGATATCAGCTCAGATTCCATAGATTGCTGTCTTATTGTATCTGGTTTTGCTCATTTTCAGCTGTGTGCtggtctttctctctgtgtgtcccTCAGACGCTGCGTGAGCAGCGTATCGGAAGGAGacacattttttttttcgcttttttttttcagtaGCATGCGTCCGTTGGAGAGGGATGTACATTTCTTTACACCACTACACGTAGCTCAGCGCTCGCTTCTTTGACATGACATGAAAGGTAAAAagataaaaaaaaacacaggaAACAGACGTGATTGTAGTCCACAGCTGTGCCGTTCAGCTGTGCTACTCTAGTTTCTGCTTGCATAGGGGGATATTATATGGCGTGCGCCGCACGGCTTTGCCGAGTTGATGATGCTATAGGCGCCAACAGGACTGATAGCAGTgatctctccttctctctatCTACGCGTGCATTTCGCATGTCATGTGGAGATATTTTGAAAGTCCTGTTTTCTTGTCTTCCTCTGAACACGCCATGACTCTCCTACTCCATCGCTGCGCTCAGCCTTCACGTTCATAGAGTGGCGGCCATTGCACTCAGCTGGGTGGCTGAACACACGCAGACCTTCCACATCTCGGACTCTGGACTCTGGGACAGGTCACGGCGCCTTCGGTCATAAGTGTATCATTACGATGAGCGAGTTTGTCGGCGATGTAGTTGGCGCAGATGCTTCACTGCCGGGACCTCTCTTAAATGCACCACGCAAGAGATACCGCGAGGAGAATTACGCGATAGACGCCAACCTTCGGCGCGCGCCCcagcatgtgcgtgtgcaggtggCATGTGAAAATACCACCTGCTTCGTTTCGCTTCGCGGACACGTCCTGGATGCGCAGGGGCGGTTCAACTCGGTTGAGTTCCCCGGTTTAGCCTTTTTCTACAACCCTGTGGTGGCGTGCGTTGCCTCTGGGACCATCACGCTGCATTttgacagcagcaacactgTCACTGAGCGAATCCTGCACGAGCATTGGCGACCCCCGTGCCCCATTCACGGACCATTCCGCTGCGCTTGCTACACCATGCACAAGGTGGCAGATGAGGTTGCTCAGCTGCTTCGCGAGATCTTTTGTCAGGACGCACCGTTCGACGTTTCGATCGACTGCCTCCGATCCTATCCGCACATTCGCATTGACAGCCAGACAAGGACGTGGTCCTTATCGCTGGTAGGTTTACCGCTTCCCCCCAAGGCATTTGGGCCATTTCCGCTTGGCACCGTCACATCTCCTCAGTCTATCAAGAACCACTGGTTTCTGTACCGTGAAAAGAGCAGGGTTGTAGACTCCGCCTGCGTAATGTGCGGGAGTGGGTCGGTGATGGAATGCGCCAGGTGTCTGTGTCTTCTGTGTACGAGCTGCGGGGAGCACTGTGGCGCTTGTGGGCGCTACATCTGCCGTGGCTGCTCTAGCGCTGGTGAAAGCGGAATGATCATCTGCTACAACTGCCCCCTCTAAAGGTCACCATGACAGGAGTGTGGCATCAGGCTTGGAAAGGGTACGCTGTCAGGGTTTTGTCGCTTTGCTGCAGTAACTCAGCACTGACGTGACGTCGCTACCTTCGCCCTACCTGTAGCACTTACAGAGACATAGAGAACGAACTCCCCATGGAGCGGGAGAATAGCGCTTTTAGCTCGTACGTGGCTAGCGAAGTATATCCAGTATGCGTTTGCCACATCGATGATAGCGGAGCCGCCTTAACGGACAGCCGTCCATTTAGCGCATCTTTTAGGATGTCGTAAGAAAATCACTTTGATGACATGCTCTCACGGGAGGTGCCAGCTGCTTGGCACTGCAACTGGGCAAGTGTGTTACGCGCATCTGCAGAAGAGATGCGACTGAAGAGAGTTTTGACCGCCTTCGTCTGTACTcactcttcccttcttttaACTTGGATGTATGGAGGGAATACGTGTGCTGTGTGCACCGGTGGGCACGCTGATGCGAcgtcattttttttttccgctgtTATTTCCATCGAAACCAATACTCCGCCCTACTGCACTTATCGGTGGCGCGTTCTGGCCTCTGTCTTGCAGGCTGAGGTGCAAATGGAGGGCATCGTGGCAGGGTAAGTGTGACTACTGATGCCGAGCAGATTGCTTATCTGTATGTCTTATCGGTTATACAGACAAAGCAGGGAGGCAATCTCCTCGTTTTCGTATCTTGCAACTGGGGCCCCACCTCCGTGTCTTCCCTCTGCCGTTCTGTTTCCTTCCCATGCTCACTGCGCCGCACGCTCCGTCCTTTCCAGTGGCTTCTCCGTCTGTTAGCGACACTCCCTATCACCATAGCTGTCTCAAAGCTCCCTGTACCCTCCCTGATCTCAGTATACACCTGCACCTTCGTTCTTTCTGTTGTTCCTCTCTCATTTCTCTCCTATTGCGTGGGCTTTTGGCTGACACAGCACTACACGAGCGACGCTATCGCAGTTTTCGTCCTtaccgttttttttttttgcaacCGTCCTACTCTTGAATCTAAGCAGGATGCCGATCAAGTACAGCTGCGTGAATGACGAGATGAGGCTTCTGGCCGAGCATCCGGCTGGCGAGCAGTCGAAGCTCGCCGAGACGATGCAGAAGGTCATCGCTACTGTCCCGCCCAAGGAGTACCGCCATAAGACGATCGAGGACAAGGATGGTGGCGTCAACTATAACTACATCAGCAACGGCGAGGGGTGCATCGTGGCCTGCGTGACAACAAGTGACATGCGTATGCGTACCGTCTTCGCGTTCCTAGAAGCTGTCGAACCACTTGTTCGAGGGAATGTCGGTTCTCAGGGATCTGAGTTACGCAATGGAAAGAAGCTACTACAGCAGAAGATGGAATTCTACAACAATCCCCAGAACGATAAGATCACCGCGCTGAACGATGATATCAATCAGGTAGTGGATGTCATGATAGACAACATGGACAAGGTGCTAGCGCGTGGTGACCGTATCGACACGCTGCACGAAAAATCCTCAACTCTGGCGGACCAGGCGCAGCAATTCCAGCGGCGCTCGACGGAGCTAAAGCGGAACCTGTGCATGAAGAATCTGAAGCTCACCCTGATGATTGCCGGTGCCGTGATTGTAATGCTCATTATCATTGTTCTGATCGCTTGCAAGCCCAACTTTTCGCGCTGCCGTTAAGTGTGAGCAGCAGGGTCTCCCTGCAGGAGACCACGACTGCAGGCTCACGGCAGGGCTCAAACACTGTGAAATTGGACTAGGCGGTTGTGGCTTTCTGACCTCCCTTGCGAAGTGGAATGTGGGTTTGAATCGCCCTGAACGGAACTATACCGTGGTCTGCGCTTTGAGCTTACCGGTTCAGTGTGCTGTATGCTTACTTTGATACAGCGCGGGGGGATGGGAATGGAGGTGAGGGCCTTCTGTCATTAAGGGTTGAAGCCCTTGAGGAACAGTGAGGAGGACgaaacagagaggaaaagggcaaGTCGTCGAGGGGAGGTAAATGACGAAGAACAGGCACGGATGAAGACGGCATATTTCAGCTCTCTATTCTGCCCGATGGGTGTATTGGGTTTTTGCTCCTGGTGAAGGGAAGCGTGGAGTACTGAAGCTTATCTTTCTGCTGTTGTGAAatatatattttttttttttgcattGCTTTTGCGTTCTCTCTatgcttctttttttttcgttctctaTGTCCTTTACCCACGTCagctcttccctctctgaTTTGCTGGGAGTTTCAGTACTGccccgcttcttcttcctcttgtgctgtttctctttcttctgttctgttctctttctctttttgcgGTTGCTTTGCTTCACTTACGTTTCCACGTATGGGTGCCCTCAGCTGTTCCGGGAATGAGATCGTGTGCTGCTATGCGGGCGCGTTCGGGGTCGCGTGATTCTGGGCAGAATGGTGACTACAAGACTAGGAATGACGTCTTGCGATActctttttctgtgtttCTATAGTAGGGCCTTCACGCACGGAAAGAGCGATTTGCTGAGGTAAGTTTGCTTGGAACAGAAAAGAGTTGCTCTCTTAGAACGCAGTCGGTTTGCTTCGTGCCGGTGTttgtctctgtgtgggattttcttttcgttgtgGTGGATCGTCATGTGCTGTTTGCGATGTGGAAGATGGTAAATGAGATAgtgtgtttgtgcgccgGTTGCTGCCGTCGAAGCTTTTTTGATGAGTGCTGCTGTAGAGATCGAGCATGCCGGTTGTTTCAGCCATGAGGTGTGTTGCTTTTTGATTCACGGTTTCTGGGGGACTGCTTCAAGCAACCTGCTCGACTACGGGActctggaggcgctgcactcTGAGTAGGGGTGTACTTTTCGGAGGTGCCAATGGTAACTCTGCCCTTAGTAGCAACGTTTCCCTTTCACTTCTGGTGTGAGGGGCTCTCTTCGAGTACTCAGGTCATGAGGAGGTttgaaaggggggaggcgacaGCCGTATGCCAATGGTAATGTGATGTGCCTGTTCACTCGGTTGCCTTCCCTTTAGAAGCCGCATTCCTGGCGCCAGCAACAGAAAGGCGCTTGATcgagaaacgaaaaaaatgAATTCCCTTCTTCCATAATCACAGGCGCGCCTTTGCTTCCTTTCCGCTCTCATGCGCACATATGCATAGTTTTTTGTGTGCGTTTAGGTCgagtctttttttttgtcccTCAACTCCTCCACATATTCCTCACAGCTACAGTATACCCTCACGCATCGCGCTGGTGAAGCAAGGGCCTGTGTCAACGAGCGCAGCTCGCTTGCCTTTTTTTAGCAGGGCTAAACAGAAAAATCATCGGAAGATGAGGAACGAAAGAATCGACTTTTTTGTGTCGCAAATTCGGCTGACGACGTTACATCCTTAAACCACTCCTACGATCCTAGGGAGATGGACTTGACAGACAACTCGATGTGGACGCTTGTCGAGGAGGCCGTCATTGAAGACAGGggtgaggacgaggaggaggttcTGGCCCAAATGGTCCGTTCGTATCTAGCGCGGAGAGGCCTAACCGACACTCTCGCCGCTTTCGACGAGGAGCACCAGTCTTACTGGAGTTCTTCGAAGCACCCCTACAAGGGATCTCCGGACGCATCCAAGCCAGCAGCGAGTGGGGAAGTAGCAGATCTAACGCCGGCAGCCGATCACCCTAATGTGAACTATGCTGCCTCTCTGGATGAGGCTAGTGGTGGGATGGACAAGCGCAAGGTGGCGCAACTTCTTTGTCTGCAGGAGAGAtacgaggcagcggcggcgctgatggcgcCTTCCTCGCTTGCGCGCATTCGTCTCCTATGCATTCAGGCACAGAGTCTAGAGGatactgttgctgctgtgtttTACCTGGCGACTCATGTCGCACCGCTCGTGCCGTTCTGCACCGATCCTACGATGGGCCACAGGGTGTACACAGCTGCGTTGAGTAATTTGCTGAGTCCGTGCCGCGAGAGGTCAAGTCCTGACGCAGAGGCGCTTGCTAGGGAGGTGAACGACGAGCTTTGCGGCCGTGAGCAGCGCAGTAGTCTTCACGTGTTGTTTAATTGGGCTTACTGGCAGGAAACGTCGCATACCATCTGAGGTGCTAAAGCGTGTCTGTGCGACGGAATGCCGGACGACTTTGCGCTGCAGGCGTCTGCACTCCAAGCATCGAATTTACTTCTCTCATTCATAGCAGACAAatgtttctctccccctacTTTTGGGAGGTGATGTGACAACAACGTAGCTACTGCTGTCCACGTTGTTTATTCTCTTTGCCGTAGTGCTGTCTTTTTCTGCGTCCTGCATCCGGCGTTGTGTACCTGGAAGTGGCAGTACAACAAGTCATAAGAGGGGAAGGTCCAGAGCTAGGCATCCAAGCCAGACATGTACGTgatcttctcctctcttcgcttttctcttcgtaTGCCGAGTGACGTAGGTGTGACCACCCTGCATGCCCTATTCCCCACTTCCTCCCACTGCATCGTTCGAGGTTTCACTCTTTTGCGCTGCTGGATTCCTGTTTCTTGACggcaccctctccccctcacctccccccacacccagaagaaaaggaacgAATGTGTGCAAGTAGCATGCTTTTATCTGTGGGCTTTCTCTGTATTCGCAGCTTGTGGCAAGTGACGTGTGCCCCGAGAGGATGACTGAAGCTCCTCGGCTATGCATGCCGTGGATCCTGCAATCATGTGGGTGCGCAGCGTGGTGAGGGAACCTATTCGGATGGCTAAACTAGGGGCCATGGGGAACGATTGCAATGTCTCCGACTGCTTAAGCCACCGCCCGTCTCC belongs to Leishmania panamensis strain MHOM/PA/94/PSC-1 chromosome 8 sequence and includes:
- a CDS encoding hypothetical protein (TriTrypDB/GeneDB-style sysID: LpmP.08.0040); translation: MDLTDNSMWTLVEEAVIEDRGEDEEEVLAQMVRSYLARRGLTDTLAAFDEEHQSYWSSSKHPYKGSPDASKPAASGEVADLTPAADHPNVNYAASLDEASGGMDKRKVAQLLCLQERYEAAAALMAPSSLARIRLLCIQAQSLEDTVAAVFYLATHVAPLVPFCTDPTMGHRVYTAALSNLLSPCRERSSPDAEALAREVNDELCGREQRSSLHVLFNWAYWQETSHTI
- a CDS encoding adaptor complex protein (AP) 3 delta subunit 1, putative (TriTrypDB/GeneDB-style sysID: LpmP.08.0010), whose protein sequence is MFIKNIIISGFRSYREQSFPDGLSSKVNVLVGKNGSGKSNFFAAVQFVLNEKFANLSALERKELFHVGSGKPALSIFVEIVFDNSDGRLVIPGRAEEPEVRIRRTVGLKQDEFRVNDRRFSAADVHQLLESAGFSSSNPYYVVEQGKIVSLVNMSEEDRYQLIKDVAGTKVYEARRAESEQILAEAKGKQAQIAESIRELEKRLKELEDETVELKQFNVADREKKCIEYCIFNAEVEAANEALRKLEEEWNRQSVIFNKSHDVVESSEEKISQFSQKIVEISTDITRLEMERTAVSKDMAALMSKQAVVDLDASEAAGKFARNNRELEALVKEDRELGGTLQRVATDIGKKQALLRESEEAANKKAAEVETQRKVLERLQERRNRTKLFKNKADRDKWLKAEMQKNEYLIQKSQQELDLVRRETERLDKEASALGEKISAPTLSTADVDQSLRDHEQRRKAALGKRDELNQERRRLWQTVHEQESVVQRLDEASRSAKHQWERAVRQDVRQGLLSLSEVLHELRNPELSAAVHGPLIDLIQVMEGYKTAVEITAGNTLFHVVVDSFEVGSTLLAEMNKRRKPGRVSFFPLDTCNGKIADIASTPECALLLSKVKYDTRFKGVVAEVFGRTAVVASLEAASAMVQKLQCDVITVDGDQLGRRGGITGGFLDKRNMKLPLREREKELAANLFAARAKLDGLCQDVATVEQSITEVLNELEMLRNQNMSTELEADARLRESRLIEDRRSRLATLKSNLAATKKAVESSIAAGMETVRELKRELSDEFKSAWTPEEEKRLEQLTEEVASARVTSSELQANALQLATEVQLLEDTARHVERRKAVVADRIRELGWSKQAGSIADGEQAAVKAEFELLSQQLQCIDRDLEQEGRERERLQSQLDALTSKRLGTVRSLQERKDVADRTEMQRGLLVQRRDEALQKIRQLGVLPQGVAKFESASLGKLMYHLKAVNEQLKGLSHVNRKALDQHAALLETMKELTSQKETLTKELDSIHVLMEHLDSKKEEAIERTYKQVQYQFEEVFKQLVGVESCSAELQLVAPAVSNKKEDPYTGARIKVSFGLGNPVSHLDQLSGGQKSLVALALIFAIQRCDPAPFYLFDEIDAALDAEYRTSVAKMMARQSDECQFIVATFKTELLDVADKVLGIFFHNKMSRIQTISSEEGVRLLKQVALEDRKRTREGN
- a CDS encoding Qc-SNARE protein, putative (TriTrypDB/GeneDB-style sysID: LpmP.08.0030), yielding MPIKYSCVNDEMRLLAEHPAGEQSKLAETMQKVIATVPPKEYRHKTIEDKDGGVNYNYISNGEGCIVACVTTSDMRMRTVFAFLEAVEPLVRGNVGSQGSELRNGKKLLQQKMEFYNNPQNDKITALNDDINQVVDVMIDNMDKVLARGDRIDTLHEKSSTLADQAQQFQRRSTELKRNLCMKNLKLTLMIAGAVIVMLIIIVLIACKPNFSRCR
- a CDS encoding hypothetical protein (TriTrypDB/GeneDB-style sysID: LpmP.08.0020); translation: MSEFVGDVVGADASLPGPLLNAPRKRYREENYAIDANLRRAPQHVRVQVACENTTCFVSLRGHVLDAQGRFNSVEFPGLAFFYNPVVACVASGTITLHFDSSNTVTERILHEHWRPPCPIHGPFRCACYTMHKVADEVAQLLREIFCQDAPFDVSIDCLRSYPHIRIDSQTRTWSLSLVGLPLPPKAFGPFPLGTVTSPQSIKNHWFLYREKSRVVDSACVMCGSGSVMECARCLCLLCTSCGEHCGACGRYICRGCSSAGESGMIICYNCPL